A single region of the Epinephelus moara isolate mb chromosome 12, YSFRI_EMoa_1.0, whole genome shotgun sequence genome encodes:
- the si:ch211-203k16.3 gene encoding techylectin-5B: MSLLSLTNPPGWSVCSALCILIVLLPEAKADDLNTTTQRNGGGSQCGEYTNQVMEDGMCRLVATLPQLDEQKCPDMFRCTDEVSYWLHENEERKQQIVALKETISELQEELSNHRHRIRVLELQTEERNHLNISLEQRFHELEHHYVEATTLLHLQGTLILDLQNQLHNLTLLVDKVKRSPGCFINVVRPNPLMSAQEALHPGMQHVRNCPIDCASIYYNGVRRSGLYTVVPSVAGMPVEVYCDMDTDGGGWTVIQRRVDGSLSFDRSWRDYRDGFGDLHSEFWLGNNHIHDLSTQGDYSLRIDLEDWSNKHKHALYQSFSVEDEDHQYRLHVSGFSGTVQDSFSWYHDKQGFSTPDSGNICAEISHGGWWYNQCFYANLNGVYYRGGHYTPKGRGPLGPDGIVWYSWRDSDYYSLRKVSMMIRPRSFRTRLSP, translated from the exons ATGTCTCTCCTGTCCCTAACCAATCCTCCCGGCTGGAGCGtgtgctctgctctctgtatcctCATCGTGTTGCTCCCAGAGGCCAAAGCAGACGACCTCAACACTACCACTCAGCGCAATGGCGGGGGATCCCAGTGTGGGGAGTACACTAACCAG GTGATGGAGGATGGGATGTGTCGGCTGGTGGCCACACTGCCTCAGCTGGACGAGCAGAAGTGCCCTGATATGTTCCGCTGCACAGACGAGGTTTCCTACTGGCTGCACGAGAACGAGGAGAGGAAGCAGCAGATCGTGGCGCTGAAGGAGACCATCtctgagctgcaggaggagctgaGTAACCACCGGCACCGCATCAGAGTCCTGGAGCTGCAG ACTGAGGAGAGGAACCACTTGAATATTTCCTTGGAGCAGCGTTTTCATGAGTTGGAGCATCACTATGTTGAAGCTACCACCCTGCTGCACCTCCAGGGCACTCTGATCCTCGACCTCCAG AACCAGCTCCATAATCTCACACTCCTGGTGGATAAAGTAAAAAGAAGCCCAGGGTGCTTTATCAACGTCGTCCGTCCCAACCCACTGATGAGTGCTCAAGAAGCTCTGCATCCAG GGATGCAGCATGTGAGGAACTGTCCTATAGACTGTGCTTCCATCTACTACAATGGAGTGAGGAGATCAGGTCTCTATACAGTAGTGCCATCAGTGGCTGGCATGCCTGTGGAGGTCTATTGTGACATGGACACAGATG GTGGTGGCTGGACTGTGATCCAGCGACGAGTTGACGGCTCATTGAGCTTCGATCGCAGCTGGAGGGACTACAGAGACGGATTCGGTGACCTGCACTCAGAGTTCTGGCTGGGCAATAATCACATACACGACCTGAGCACCCAGGGAGACTACAGCCTCCGCATTGACCTGGAGGACTGGAGCAACAAGCACAAACACGCCCTCTACCAGAGCTTCAG TGTGGAGGATGAGGATCATCAGTACCGTCTCCATGTGTCAGGCTTCAGCGGGACAGTACAGGACTCCTTCAGCTGGTATCACGACAAGCAGGGCTTCAGCACTCCAGATAGCGGCAACATCTGCGCTGAGATCTCCCACGGCGGCTGGTGGTACAACCAGTGCTTCTACGCCAACCTTAATGGCGTCTACTACAGG GGAGGCCATTACACTCCTAAAGGCCGGGGCCCGCTGGGTCCTGACGGAATTGTTTGGTACTCCTGGAGAGACTCTGACTATTACTCCCTACGCAAAGTCAGCATGATGATCCGACCACGCTCCTTCCGAACCCGTCTGTCACCATGA